The window GGACGGGCAAGGAGCTGGTGGCGCGGACCGTTCACGCGATGAGCCGGCGCAGGCACGGCCCGTTCGTCGAAGTGAACTGCGCGGCGATTCCCGAAGAGCTCATCGAGAGCGAGCTGTTCGGGCACGTCAAAGGCTCGTTTACCGGCGCGGTGGCCGATCGCCGCGGCAAGTTCGAGCTCGCGGACGGTGGCACGCTGTTCCTCGACGAGATCGGCGACATGAGCGTGAAGACGCAGGCCAAGGTGCTGCGCGCGCTGCAGGAACAGGTCGTCGAACGGGTGGGCGGGTCGGCCACCATCCGTGTGGACGTGCGCGTGCTCGCCGCCACCAACAAGGAACTGCCGTCGGAGATCCGGGCGGGGCGTTTCCGCGAAGATCTCTATTTCCGGCTCAACGTCATCCCCATCTTCGTGCCGCCGCTGCGGGACCGCGAGGCGGACATCGCCCTGCTGGCGGACCATTTCATGGCGGAGCTTGCGCGGGAGTACGGCCGCCGGGTGAAGCGGTTCGATGCCGCGGCGCTCTCGAAGCTGCGCGCGTACCGCTGGCCCGGCAACGTGCGCGAGCTGCGCAACGTGATCGAGCGGCTGATGATCATGGTGCCGGGCGACGTGATCGCGCTGGCCGACCTCGCGTTCCTCGAGGGCAGTGTCGCCGAACCCGCCGCCGCGTCCCCGTCCGCGACGGTGTCGAGCCTGCACGACGCGCGCGAGCAGTTCGAACGGGACTACATCCTGCGAGCCCTTGCCGCCCAGAACGGCAACATCTCGCGGACCGCCGAAGTGCTCGGCGTCGAGCGCAGCAACCTGTATCGCAAGATGCGCGCCTTCGGCATCGCTCCCGCGCGGAAGAACGAAGAAGAAGAGCCGGCTTGACGATCGCCACCACAAAGGCCACCAGGGGCACCAAGCGGAACACGAATCGGCCTCGATAGGCCTGAAGACCTTGGTGCCCCGTCTTGGGGATCCTGGTGGTCTTTGTGGTTCATCCGTCGCTGTTCCGCAGCTTGTTCTCGAGCACCTGATCCGCGGTGAAGCGCTCCAGCTGCAGGTAGAACTCCGCCGTCCGCACGAGCGCCTCGGACGGCACCAACCCGACGATCTCGCTTTCCAGGATCGCGACGCCGTAGCGCGCGGCCTCACGCTTCACGGTGTCGAACACGCGGAAGATCGGCGTCTTCTCGTAGTTGGTCAGGTTCATCGACACCTGCGCGATCCCGCCGCGATCGTCCAGGCGCACGCCCATCGCCTTCACGTAACGGTAGCCGCCGCTGCTGTGCCGGATCGCGGCGGCAATCCTCTTGGCGACGTCCAGGCGATCGGTGGCCAGATTGATGTTGTAGGCAATGAGCGGCATGCGCGCGCCGACGACGGATGCACCCGCCGTCGGGTGAGGCCGCGCGGGACCGTAATCCGGCGCCCACCCGGGCGAGGCCATCTTCGCCGCGAGACCCTCGAACTCTCCCCGCCGGATGTCTTCCAGGTTCCTCCGCGCGGGGTTCGCCGACGCCTCTTCGTACAGGAAGACGGGCACGCCGTACGTCTCGGCGACCGCTCCGGCCACGTCCTTCGCCAGCGCCACGCACGCCTCCATGGTGGCCCCCTGGATGGGGACGAACGGGACGACGTCGACCGCACCGACGCGGGGGTGTTCCCCCTTGTGCGTGCGGAGGTCGATCGCCGGCAGCACCTGGCCGTACAGCGCGAGGACCGCCTGCTTGAGCGGCGCGGCGTCACCGGCCATCGTGAACACGGACCGGTTGTGGGACGCGTCCGAGCAATGATCGAGCAGCCGCACTCCCGGCACCGCGCGGATCGCGGCGGCGGCGCGTTCGACAAGGTCGGTCCGGCGCCCCTCGCTGATGTTCGGGACGCACTCGATGATCGCCATAAGTGCTCTTGTACCACCATTTCCATGTATAATGCTGCGCGGCCTTCACACTTTTTCTGATGTCCGATCCGCAGCGCGAGCAGGCTTCATCCGCCAACGGCGCCGCCGGCCCCACCCGCGACGCGCGGATCGAAGAACTGCTCCTCACCGGCCTCGATCACTACTTCGCCAGCCGTCACGCCGAAGCCATCAACGTCTGGACCCGCGTGCTGTTCCTGGACCGGTCGCACGCGCGCGCACGCGCCTACATCGAGCGGGCGCGCAGCGCGATTGCGGAACGCCAGCGCGAGTCCGACGAGCTGCTGCAGCGCGGCATGGCGGCCTTCCACGATGGCGAGGCACAGGTCGCCCGCCGTCTGCTGACGCGCGCGGCCGAGCGCGCCGGATCGCAGCAGGAAGAGGCGCTGGCCGTGCTCGGCCGCATCGAGCGGCTCGAGGCGGCTGCCACGGGTGAGACGCCGGCCAGCCACGAGCGCCGCCGCGGCCGTACCCACGCCGACGCGCATTTGCCGGCGCGGCGCCCGCTGGTCTGGCTCTCGGTCGTCGTCGTCATTGCGGCGCTCGCCACGATCGCGGCTCTTGTCGCGACGCACCGCGGCCGCGCGCCGTCGTGGATGGCGCTGCTGCCGGGAGAGAGGCCGCAGGTCGCCTCGATGGCGCCGGTGCCGCTGCCCACGCCGCAGCCGGGCGAGGTGGCGCTGGTGCGCGCGCGCGCCCTGTATTCCCGCGGGCGCTTGTCAGAGGCGCTCCGCGTCCTGGACGAGGCGGCGAGCGGCGAGACGGCATCGGCTGAAGCGGATGCGCTCCGCGCCGAGATCCAGCGCCTGCTGCTTGAGGCGGCGGGCGCGCGGCTGCCCGCCGCGGCGCCGGTCTCGGCCACACCGGGAGCCGGCCGATGAGATGTCCGAAGTGTCACTACATCAGCTTCGAGTCGTCGAATCGTTGCCGCAACTGCGGATATGATTTCTCGCTCGCCGAGCCGCCGGCGCCTGCACCCGCCGAACTTCCGTTGAACGATCGCGACGAGGACCCGGTGCCGCCGATGGAGCTGTCGCTCGCCGGGGTCGAAGGGCTCGACCGGCGCCGCGCGCCGGAGCCCGTGGAGCCGTTCGCCGTCGATCGCGTGCAGGCCGGCGATGCCGCGACGCCGTTCGACCTGCCGCTGTTCAAGTCCGCGCGGGAGCCCCGCGCGCCGATCGCGGTTCGCCGCCCCACGCCCGATGCGCGCCGAATGCGATCGCGCTATGCCGTCGCGGAAAGTCCGCGGCTGGCGCTGGAGCCCCCTGCGCCGGAACGCGCCGCCGAGCTCGAGGCGGACGAGGATGCCGATCGCCTGGCGGTTCCCGCGGCGGTCACGCCGGCGCCCCCGGGCCGCCGGCTCCTCGCGGCGGCGCTCGACCTCGCGATTCTCGGCGGCATCGACGTCGGGATGCGCCGGCGGCATGCAGGCGCTTCCGATCGTGCCGCTCGTCACCTTCCTGTTGCTGCTCGATGCCGGCTACACCATCACGTTCACCGCCGCCGTCGGCCAGACGATCGGCAAGATGGCAACCGGCATCAAGGTCGTCGACAATGACAGCGACAGCCAGCCGCCCTTCGGGTTCGCCGTGCTGCGCACCGCGGCGTATGCGGCGTCGCTCCTGCCGGCCGGCCTCGGGTTCCTTCCCGCGCTGCTCGGCAAGGACCGCCGCGCGCTGCACGATCGCCTGGCCGAAACTCGCGTAATCTATGGGGTCAGGTCGTGATCCTGATCCCATGCTGACGCGGCTCGCCGTTTTTCTCTGCACGTTCGGCTACATCGGCTATTTCCCGGTCGCCCCCGGCACCGTCGGCTCGGCCGCCGGCCTCGCCCTCTACGCGCTGGTCGCCCTCGCCGGTTCGTGGTGGATGCAGGCAGCGGCAATCGCGATGGTCTTCGGCATCGGCGTGTGGGCCGCGGCGGTTGGCGAGCGCTATTTCGGCGGCATCGATCCCGGCCCGATCGTCATCGACGAGGTGCTCGGCATGCTCGTCACGCTCGCGTTCGTGCCCGTCGGCGTCAAAGGCGCGCTGATCGGGTTCTTCGTCTTCCGCGTGCTCGATGTGTTCAAGCCGTATCCGGCGGGCCGCCTCGAGCGGCTCCACGGCGGTCTCGGCGTCATGGCAGACGATGCGGCGGCCGCGGTGTATGGCAATGCCGTGATGTGGCTCCTCGCCGCGTACGCGCCAGGCTGGATCGCATGAGCGGCGCGCGCGCGGAAATCATCGCGGTGGGCAGCGAGCTGCTGACCCCCTTCCGGGTCGATACCAACTCCCTGCACATCACCGAGCGCCTGAACGCGATTGGCATTGCCGTCTCCGCCAAGACGATCGTGGGCGACGATCGCGCGCGGATCGCGTCGGCGGTTCGCGACGCGCTCGCGCGCGCCGACTTCGTCATCGTCACCGGCGGACTCGGACCCACTGACGACGATCTCACGCGCGACGCCGCGGCGGATGTGCTGGGTCTGCCGCAGGAGGAAGACGCCGCGATCGTCGAGGTGATCAGGCAGCGGTTCGAGGCGCGCGGGCTGACGATGCCGGAGATCAACCGGCGGCAGGCGATGCTGCCGCGGGGCGCGGAAGTGCTGCCGAACCCGCAAGGAACCGCCCCCGGGTTGTGGATCGTCGACGGAGTGCGGCGCCTCCTCCTGCTGCCCGGTCCTCCGGCGGAGATGCAGCCGATGCTGGAGCTCTGGTGCGAACTCCACGGCGCATCGCTTGGCGGCGGCACGCGCCTGCTGCGGCGGGTGTTGAAGGTTGCCGGGATGAGCGAATCGCACGTCGAGGAACTGGCGCAGCCGGCGTACGCGCGCTGGCGATCCGCCGGCCTGCCCGTCACGCCGACGATCCTGGCGGCGCCCGGCCAGATAGAGCTGCACCTCACCGCCGTGTCGCGGGACGCGGAGGAGGCGAGACGCGCGCTCGAAACCGCGTCGCATGACCTCCTGGCCGCCCTCGGGGACCGCGTGTTCACCACGGAAGGGGAATCGCTCGAGGAGGTGACCGGGCGGCTCCTCCGCGCGCACGCGAAGACCATTGCGGTCGCCGAATCGTGCACGGGCGGGCTGCTCATGTCACGACTCACCGATGTGCCGGGAAGCTCCGATTACGTCCTGGGCGGCGTCGTGGCCTATAGCAACGCCTCGAAAGTGGATCTGCTCGGTGTTCCGCCGGAACTGCTCGAGGCGCACGGCGCGGTGAGCGAACCGGTCGGTGTGGCGATGGCGGACGGGATCCGGG is drawn from Acidobacteriota bacterium and contains these coding sequences:
- a CDS encoding sigma-54-dependent Fis family transcriptional regulator; protein product: MRPTVLIVDDEAGVRSALSGVLGDEGYEVEAVASGEACLDRLARGPADVVVLDIWLPGMDGLATLARMRERRVDAEVIMISGHGNIESAVRAIKLGAFDFVEKPLSLEKTVLVVRNALRQRQLEAENRALRATVDRRLTMVGESYLMAQLREQVAMAAPTNGRVLIYGENGTGKELVARTVHAMSRRRHGPFVEVNCAAIPEELIESELFGHVKGSFTGAVADRRGKFELADGGTLFLDEIGDMSVKTQAKVLRALQEQVVERVGGSATIRVDVRVLAATNKELPSEIRAGRFREDLYFRLNVIPIFVPPLRDREADIALLADHFMAELAREYGRRVKRFDAAALSKLRAYRWPGNVRELRNVIERLMIMVPGDVIALADLAFLEGSVAEPAAASPSATVSSLHDAREQFERDYILRALAAQNGNISRTAEVLGVERSNLYRKMRAFGIAPARKNEEEEPA
- the ftcD gene encoding glutamate formimidoyltransferase, with amino-acid sequence MAIIECVPNISEGRRTDLVERAAAAIRAVPGVRLLDHCSDASHNRSVFTMAGDAAPLKQAVLALYGQVLPAIDLRTHKGEHPRVGAVDVVPFVPIQGATMEACVALAKDVAGAVAETYGVPVFLYEEASANPARRNLEDIRRGEFEGLAAKMASPGWAPDYGPARPHPTAGASVVGARMPLIAYNINLATDRLDVAKRIAAAIRHSSGGYRYVKAMGVRLDDRGGIAQVSMNLTNYEKTPIFRVFDTVKREAARYGVAILESEIVGLVPSEALVRTAEFYLQLERFTADQVLENKLRNSDG
- a CDS encoding RDD family protein is translated as MPIAWRFPRRSRRRPRAAGSSRRRSTSRFSAASTSGCAGGMQALPIVPLVTFLLLLDAGYTITFTAAVGQTIGKMATGIKVVDNDSDSQPPFGFAVLRTAAYAASLLPAGLGFLPALLGKDRRALHDRLAETRVIYGVRS
- a CDS encoding phosphatidylglycerophosphatase A; translation: MLTRLAVFLCTFGYIGYFPVAPGTVGSAAGLALYALVALAGSWWMQAAAIAMVFGIGVWAAAVGERYFGGIDPGPIVIDEVLGMLVTLAFVPVGVKGALIGFFVFRVLDVFKPYPAGRLERLHGGLGVMADDAAAAVYGNAVMWLLAAYAPGWIA
- a CDS encoding competence/damage-inducible protein A; protein product: MSGARAEIIAVGSELLTPFRVDTNSLHITERLNAIGIAVSAKTIVGDDRARIASAVRDALARADFVIVTGGLGPTDDDLTRDAAADVLGLPQEEDAAIVEVIRQRFEARGLTMPEINRRQAMLPRGAEVLPNPQGTAPGLWIVDGVRRLLLLPGPPAEMQPMLELWCELHGASLGGGTRLLRRVLKVAGMSESHVEELAQPAYARWRSAGLPVTPTILAAPGQIELHLTAVSRDAEEARRALETASHDLLAALGDRVFTTEGESLEEVTGRLLRAHAKTIAVAESCTGGLLMSRLTDVPGSSDYVLGGVVAYSNASKVDLLGVPPELLEAHGAVSEPVGVAMADGIRARHHADIGVGITGIAGPGGGTPAKPAGTVVVASSAEEGARVRTYHFRGGRQAVKFWATQTAMDLVRRRLIGGRT